DNA sequence from the Candidatus Atribacteria bacterium ADurb.Bin276 genome:
CGCAAGAGGTCTGCCATTAACAAGTACCAAAATAATAGGCTTATTCAAACGACTTAATTCCCTTAAAAGCTTTCCCTGCATACCCGGAAGTTCTAAGTCTGAACGATCGCTGCCTTCACCGGATATGGATTGTTGAAAGAGACCGCTATTCTCACCCATAACTGCAACAATCACTTGAGCTTTTTTGGCAATTTCAAGAGCTTCTTCGAAGCCCTCTTGAGAATTTCCGCTGAGATCACATCCTTTAGCGTAAAGTACTTCTCCTTGGGGGAGTTTATTTTTAATACCTTCGAAGATATTCACAGTATTGACCGAATCCTGCCAAACTGCCTTTTTACCTTTCCAGACTTGCACGCTGGGAATGTGGACTGAATAGCTGTAATCTCCATGGAGGTGAAGACCTTCCCGGGCATTTGGACCAATGATAGCTAAAGTCTTAAGATCTTTTTTAAGAGGGAGTACACCATCGTTTTTCAGAAGGATTATAGAAGCTTGGGCTATTTCCAGAGCTAATTGACGATTTTCTTCAGGATCCAAAAGAGATGGCACCAGAACAGGGTTAATATATATCTCATCCTCAAAAAGACCTAAATGCAGTTTGGCGGTCAATACTCTTCGGACTACCTCGTTAATCAGCTCTTCGCTAATTAATCCTTCCCAAACTGCTTCAAGAAGAGGCTCACCATAACAAATCGTATCAGGAAGCTCAATATCAATACCAGCTTGCAGAGCTTTCTGGGCAGCTTCTTTGGAGTTTTGAACGACATGATGGAGAGTTTCAAGCATTTTAATTGCTTCGTAATCGGATACAACTATTCCAGAGAATCCCCATTCTTCACGGAGGACCTTGGTAAGAAGGAATTGGGAAGCAGTACAGGGAATTCCATCGATATGATGATAAGCATTCATAACCGAACCAACCTGAGCTTCTTTTACTGCAACCTCAAAGGGGAAGAGAAAGACTTCTCTTAATTCTCTTTCTCCTACCCGGGCAGGTCCCATATTTCTTCCTCCCTCAGAAATGCCGTAAGCAGTGAAATGTTTGGCGGTGGCCATAACTCCGGTTTGAAGGTCCTCTCCTTGAAGCCCTTGAATATAGGCAACACCTAATCGCGAAACTAAATAAGGGTCTTCACCAAAAGTTTCCTCGGTTCTACCCCAGCGAGGATCTCGAGGAATATCCAGGACTGGTGCTAAACCCTGATGGCCTCCCATACTACGGATTTGTTTTCGGATAACGGCGGTCATTTTTTTAACCAACTCAGGACAAAAAGTACTGGCTAAACCAATTGCCTGGGGGAATACTGTAGCCCCTCTTCCGGTAAGTCCGCTCAAGCACTCCTCATGGATAATGGCTGGAATCTGTAAACGAGTTTCTTTTTTAAGAAAACGTTGGATTGCGTTTCCTATTTCTGCAGCAGTTTGGGGTTCGGCATCTGGATCGCCTATCAGGCGGGTAATTTGGCCAATTCCATGGCGCAGGAGATCATTGGCTTTCTTAGAAGAAAATGAGCCGTTTTCCACCAATTGATAAGCATGAACCGAACCTAACTGGGCAATCTTTTCTTCCAAAGTCATTTGTGATAGAAGATTTTCAATCATATGAATTTCTTTTTTCATAGGATAATCACTCCAAATTGATATTTTTAAGATTAATTCCAAGCAAAACTATTTTTGGTAGAGATGACATTTCACTACAGTACCATTTAAAGAGATATCTTCGGGAATTTGTTGTTTGCAAATATTTTGAACTTCCGGACAACGGCCGGAAAATTTACACCCCTTGCGAAGGTATTCTTCTTTTTCTTCCAAAATTTTAATGGGAACTTTTTCTGGTATTTGAGGATCCGGTTGAGGGATAGATTCGATAAGGAGTTTGGTGTAAGGATGTTTCGGATTCTCCAACACTTGGTCAACCGGACCGATTTCAACAATATTTCCTCTAAACATGATGGCTATCCGATCACTGATATAGTAAGCAGTAGCCAAGTCATGAGTAATATAGATTACACTCACCCGAAAAGAATCGCTCATTTTTCGAAAAAGATTTACTACCGACATTCGCAGAGAGGCATCAACCATCGATACTGGCTCATCAGCGATAAGAAGTGAGGGATTGGTTAAAAGAGATCGGGCGATAGATGCTCGTTGCAGTTGTCCCCCAGAAAGTTCACCGGGATATTTTCCGGCGATATCGCAAAGAGATAAACCAACAGCTTGAAGTTTTTCCTCAATTAGCTCCTCAGCCTTTTTCATGCTCTTGTCTAAACGGAAGTTTTGGATGGTTTCAAAAAAATAATCTTCAACTTTGCGTAGTGGATTAAAAGTTTCAAAGGGATTTTGGAAAACAGCTTGAACCTTTTTAAACCAGGCTTTTTTATCTCTCAGCTCAACCAGATTTTGATTTTCATAAAGTAGCTCGCCAGCGGTCGGATATTCAAATCCAAGAATCATTCGGGCAGTCGTCGTTTTCCCGCAGCCACTTTCTCCAGCCAGAGTGAAGATTTCAGCTGGTTGAACGGAAAATGAAACTCGATCCACCGCGGTAATTTTCGTTCGAGAGAACAACCCTCCTAAGGAATATATTTTGGTTAGATTTCGTGCTTTAAGAATTGCAGTCACATGATTCCCTCCTTAGCCAGCAAGCAACTTTATGGTTTTGGGTGCTGTTATTAAGGTCGGGTACTTTATCTTGACAAAAGTCAGAAATTTCAGGACATCTCGGATGAAAAGGACATCCCGATGGGGGATTGAGGAGAGAAGGAGGGGCGCCAGGCACACTTTTTTTGGGCATTTTATCTCCAATCCGAGGAAGAGAATGTATAAGAAATTTAGTATAGGGATGAAGAGGATTGGAAAAGATTTCTTGAGTCGGTCCTACCTCAACAATTTTACCGGCATACATAATAGCCATACAGGTAGTGATATTAGCGTGAATACCCATATCGTGAGTCACTAAAACAATGGTATTTTTGATTTCTTGCTGGATATCCCGCATAAGTTGGAGAACTGCTCTTTGAGCTACGACATCAAGAGCCGTGGTTGGTTCATCGGCAAGTATTACCTGGGGCTTCAGCAAGGTGGAGAGAGCAATAGCGATTCTTTGTCGCATTCCTCCTGATAATTGATGGGGAAAAGCATCTAAAACCTGAGGTGAAAGCCCTAATTGTTCAAGATGTTGGCGAGCTAAAGAAAGAAGTTCGCGACCGGCTTTTCCTCGAACGTGACTTTCCAGAAAATCCAAATAGGTTACCTTCAGCTTTTTAACCGGATTAAAAACACTCATCGATCCTTGGGGGATATAAGAGATATAAGACCAGCGTAACTCTCGTTTCTCCTTCCCGTTAAGGCTGAGTGCATCGATAAAATTGTTTTTAATCAAGTAACTTACCTTTCCTCCAAATAACTGAAGAGGAGGCTCAATAGAAGCAAATAAAGCTTTGAGAAGTGTAGTTTTCCCGCAACCGCTTTCTCCGGCAATACCATAGATTACGTTTTCGGGGATACTTAGGGTCACGTCATTAACCGCTTTTATTGTTTTCTTTTTTCCCAGGTATTCCAAAACATAAAAAGTCTGGAGTTGTTCAACTTCGATGAGTCCATTCATTATTTTGCTCCTATTCTCTGAATCCTCATCCTGGGATCTAAATATTCACTCACGCTGATTGAAAACCAGTAGAGAGCGACTAAAAGGAGGATGGTTAAAATTACTGGGGTTAAAATCCACCACCAGTGTCCAAGAAGCATGGCTTGATAGTTAATTGCCCACTGTAACGTCGTACCCAAGGTAGGAATATCCAAGCTGACCAAACCGAGGATCGCTAAAACAATTTCCATCCCAATAGCCCAGGCTATATTATTGATAAGGGTTGAGAAAATTAGAGGAATGGTTAAAGGGAGATATTCTTTACTTACCAATGAGAGAGTGCCATTTCCAGAAAGAACTGAGGTTAGGGTAAATTCTCGTTCACGAAGGCTTAAAACTTGAGACCGGATGGTTCTCGCGTCCCATGCCCATCCAAAAAAAGCTAATAGGAGACCGGTACTCACTAAAGTTAAAGCTTCGCGCAATAACATAGCAACCAGGACTAAAATCAGAAATAAAGGGATAACTAACAGTCCATCAGTTATTCCCATCAGCACTCGGTCGTAAATGCTCCCTTTGTATCCAGCTATGAATCCGACCAGGACTGCAATGACTCTTGAAATGAGTCCAGCAATAAGGGCAATTATAAGCGAATTG
Encoded proteins:
- the oppF_2 gene encoding Oligopeptide transport ATP-binding protein OppF, which translates into the protein MTAILKARNLTKIYSLGGLFSRTKITAVDRVSFSVQPAEIFTLAGESGCGKTTTARMILGFEYPTAGELLYENQNLVELRDKKAWFKKVQAVFQNPFETFNPLRKVEDYFFETIQNFRLDKSMKKAEELIEEKLQAVGLSLCDIAGKYPGELSGGQLQRASIARSLLTNPSLLIADEPVSMVDASLRMSVVNLFRKMSDSFRVSVIYITHDLATAYYISDRIAIMFRGNIVEIGPVDQVLENPKHPYTKLLIESIPQPDPQIPEKVPIKILEEKEEYLRKGCKFSGRCPEVQNICKQQIPEDISLNGTVVKCHLYQK
- the oppD_2 gene encoding Oligopeptide transport ATP-binding protein OppD, encoding MNGLIEVEQLQTFYVLEYLGKKKTIKAVNDVTLSIPENVIYGIAGESGCGKTTLLKALFASIEPPLQLFGGKVSYLIKNNFIDALSLNGKEKRELRWSYISYIPQGSMSVFNPVKKLKVTYLDFLESHVRGKAGRELLSLARQHLEQLGLSPQVLDAFPHQLSGGMRQRIAIALSTLLKPQVILADEPTTALDVVAQRAVLQLMRDIQQEIKNTIVLVTHDMGIHANITTCMAIMYAGKIVEVGPTQEIFSNPLHPYTKFLIHSLPRIGDKMPKKSVPGAPPSLLNPPSGCPFHPRCPEISDFCQDKVPDLNNSTQNHKVACWLRRESCDCNS
- the dppC_1 gene encoding Dipeptide transport system permease protein DppC yields the protein MGVLKDLFKDYRFAVGFILICFLSFLAVASFFSPYDPIEWLQVPRDKAPSWSNILGTNSKGQDVFWEATFAIRNSLIIALIAGLISRVIAVLVGFIAGYKGSIYDRVLMGITDGLLVIPLFLILVLVAMLLREALTLVSTGLLLAFFGWAWDARTIRSQVLSLREREFTLTSVLSGNGTLSLVSKEYLPLTIPLIFSTLINNIAWAIGMEIVLAILGLVSLDIPTLGTTLQWAINYQAMLLGHWWWILTPVILTILLLVALYWFSISVSEYLDPRMRIQRIGAK